The following coding sequences are from one Mycolicibacterium aichiense window:
- a CDS encoding cytochrome P450 family protein produces MTVQADRIPFTDLDDPLMFTDPFPRYAELRRSAPVSRVRAPLATGMRAKGYMLTRYDDVLAMHADPRLSSDVMRNDRIGRLRWLIPKPIRLLTETMATKDDPEHQRLRRLVHKAFTPKLVAGLTDDITGIARELIEQLAQAGQVDLVSDFAVPFPLTVIARLLGVKDHELEEFHHLCLTLTESSSKGTRGLIGMINAAAQLTAFFERLADARRDDPDDGLISQLVRTTDGGDKLSDREAIAMMFLLLLAGHDTTSNLIGNSIVALLDHPDQLARLRAQPDLIDHGVEELLRFTAPVAVGAPRVALEDLEFSGTRIPKGSRVFGMLISANRDESVFPDADQLDLSRSPNKHLAFASGNHYCLGHHLARLEGRIAITQLLQRFDHLELTVPRNSLRLRPIVQLRGLASLPMRLR; encoded by the coding sequence GATCCCTTCCCGCGGTACGCCGAGTTACGTCGCAGTGCCCCGGTGTCGCGCGTGCGGGCGCCGCTGGCCACCGGGATGAGGGCCAAGGGATACATGCTGACCCGGTACGACGACGTCCTGGCCATGCATGCCGACCCCAGACTGTCCAGCGATGTGATGCGCAACGATCGGATCGGGCGGCTACGCTGGCTGATCCCCAAGCCGATCCGGTTGTTGACCGAGACGATGGCGACCAAGGACGATCCCGAGCATCAGCGGTTGCGCAGACTGGTGCACAAAGCATTCACCCCGAAACTCGTGGCCGGCCTGACCGACGACATCACCGGCATCGCCCGCGAGCTCATCGAGCAGTTGGCCCAAGCGGGCCAGGTCGATCTGGTCAGCGATTTCGCGGTGCCCTTCCCGCTGACGGTTATCGCACGGCTGCTCGGGGTCAAAGACCATGAGCTCGAGGAGTTTCACCACCTGTGCCTGACACTCACCGAAAGTTCGTCCAAGGGAACGCGGGGTCTGATCGGGATGATCAACGCCGCGGCACAGCTGACAGCTTTCTTCGAACGCCTCGCGGACGCACGTCGGGACGACCCCGACGACGGACTCATCTCCCAACTGGTTCGCACGACAGACGGCGGTGACAAGCTCAGCGACCGCGAAGCGATCGCGATGATGTTCCTGCTGTTGCTCGCCGGGCACGACACCACGTCCAATCTGATCGGCAACAGCATCGTGGCGTTGCTCGACCATCCCGATCAGCTCGCGAGGTTGCGGGCACAGCCCGACTTGATCGACCACGGTGTCGAGGAACTGTTGCGATTCACCGCGCCTGTCGCCGTGGGCGCACCACGGGTGGCACTGGAAGACCTGGAGTTTTCTGGAACGCGAATTCCCAAGGGCAGCAGAGTCTTCGGCATGCTCATCTCCGCCAACCGAGACGAGTCCGTTTTCCCCGACGCCGACCAACTGGACCTTTCTCGCTCGCCGAACAAGCATCTTGCCTTCGCATCCGGCAACCATTACTGCCTCGGCCATCACTTGGCGCGCTTGGAGGGCCGCATCGCGATCACCCAATTGCTGCAGCGGTTCGACCACCTCGAGCTCACGGTCCCCCGGAACAGCCTGCGCCTGCGCCCGATTGTTCAGCTGAGGGGTCTGGCATCATTGCCGATGCGGCTGCGCTGA
- a CDS encoding TetR/AcrR family transcriptional regulator — MARNATTPGPRDEKGVLAGRIVGAARDEFAQHGSAGTTIRAVARAADVDPALVYHYFGSKEGLLDAATNPPQRWLESVAHTWTTPVPRLGTALLRLMLGAWADDEIGPVLRAVLQTAAHEPSTREKLRRVVEGQLMGVSQLGADEGDRLKRSGLISSQIMGLAMMRYVWRIEPLASMSDDEIVTAVAPNLQRYVDGDLGA; from the coding sequence ATGGCGAGGAACGCCACGACACCGGGACCCCGCGACGAGAAGGGCGTGCTCGCCGGCCGGATCGTCGGCGCCGCGCGCGACGAGTTCGCTCAACACGGTTCGGCAGGCACCACGATCCGGGCCGTGGCCAGGGCCGCCGACGTGGACCCGGCGCTGGTGTATCACTACTTCGGGTCCAAGGAAGGCCTGCTGGATGCGGCCACCAATCCACCGCAACGCTGGCTGGAAAGCGTGGCGCACACCTGGACCACACCGGTGCCACGGCTTGGCACCGCGCTGCTGCGGCTGATGCTGGGCGCGTGGGCCGACGACGAGATCGGCCCGGTGTTACGGGCGGTACTGCAGACCGCTGCGCACGAGCCGAGTACCCGCGAGAAGCTGCGCAGGGTGGTCGAGGGTCAGCTGATGGGCGTGTCTCAGCTGGGTGCCGACGAGGGGGACCGGTTGAAGCGCAGCGGGTTGATCTCGTCGCAGATCATGGGCTTGGCGATGATGCGCTACGTGTGGCGGATCGAACCGCTGGCGTCGATGAGCGATGACGAGATCGTCACCGCCGTCGCGCCGAACCTGCAGCGCTACGTCGACGGCGACTTGGGGGCGTAG